In Tsuneonella amylolytica, one genomic interval encodes:
- a CDS encoding ArsR/SmtB family transcription factor, with protein MSIATTIRALDDPTRLRIVRLLAAMELAVGELAHVLGQSQPRVSRHVSILADAGLVERRREGSWVFLRQSAACGAGIARAVAHLLETAETEDAAFASACADDRRHLAAIRAGRETNAAEYFARHANEWDRLRALLAPADAVEDALVAALGKEPLGSVLDIGTGTGRIAELLEPGAGHVTGLDKSPEMLRLARARLQSLDPSRVELVQGDFAVLPFASQAFDTVVFHQVLHYASEPDFALAEAARVCRPGGRIAIVDLAAHDREELRRAHAHARLGFDNAQVATMLARHGFDPLDTAMVEGGELAVMVWLGRRADDRVARIGPRSEAPRARKEAVR; from the coding sequence ATGAGCATTGCAACCACCATCCGCGCCCTCGACGATCCGACCCGCTTGCGGATCGTCCGGTTGCTCGCCGCGATGGAGCTGGCGGTGGGCGAACTCGCGCACGTGCTGGGGCAAAGCCAGCCGCGCGTGTCGCGCCACGTTTCCATCCTTGCCGATGCGGGCCTCGTGGAACGGCGGCGCGAGGGAAGCTGGGTCTTCCTGCGCCAGTCTGCGGCCTGCGGAGCCGGCATCGCCCGGGCGGTCGCGCACCTGCTCGAAACCGCCGAGACCGAAGACGCCGCGTTCGCTTCGGCCTGCGCCGACGACCGCCGCCACCTTGCCGCGATCCGCGCCGGGCGGGAAACGAACGCGGCCGAATACTTCGCGCGCCATGCGAACGAATGGGACCGCCTGCGCGCGCTGCTCGCTCCGGCCGACGCGGTGGAGGATGCCCTGGTCGCCGCGCTCGGCAAGGAGCCGTTGGGTTCGGTGCTCGACATCGGGACCGGAACCGGCCGCATCGCGGAACTGCTCGAACCCGGGGCCGGCCACGTGACCGGCCTCGACAAGAGTCCCGAGATGCTGCGGCTCGCCCGCGCGCGCCTCCAGTCGCTCGATCCTTCGCGCGTCGAACTCGTCCAGGGAGACTTCGCGGTCCTGCCGTTTGCAAGCCAGGCGTTCGACACGGTCGTCTTCCACCAGGTGCTGCATTACGCCAGCGAACCGGACTTCGCGCTGGCGGAAGCCGCGCGGGTGTGCCGGCCCGGCGGGCGGATCGCCATCGTCGACCTCGCCGCGCACGACCGCGAGGAACTGCGCCGCGCGCACGCCCATGCCCGATTGGGGTTCGACAATGCGCAGGTCGCAACGATGCTGGCGCGTCACGGGTTCGATCCGCTGGACACCGCGATGGTCGAGGGCGGGGAACTGGCGGTCATGGTGTGGCTGGGCCGGCGCGCCGACGACCGCGTCGCGCGGATCGGGCCGCGTAGCGAAGCGCCGCGCGCTCGCAAGGAGGCAGTCCGATGA
- a CDS encoding PepSY-associated TM helix domain-containing protein, whose amino-acid sequence MTRAAIRTWYLVHKWSSLVPTAFLLMLCITGLPLVFHDEIDAATGQDYDAILAGPPSAVAGVPLDTMLSRALAERQGEVPLFMAFSQDSPLLTVTTGPAPDAPGDRMTLLFFDRSTGEALGPAPTNAVMDFILTLHTDMFLGLPGMIVLGVMGLLFVVALVSGTVLYAPFMRRLRFGTLRAGRSARVRRLDQHNLIGVVTLAWALVIGLTGAINAFADPLTDAWRDGEVASMTAAYAGKPPLPPARYGSLDAAMASAQAALPGRSPQFIGFPGGAWSSGHHYAIFFQGDRPLTQNLLTPALVDAETGTLTDARTMPALNQALMMSKPLHFGDYGGLPLKIVWALLTLATIRVLWTGLLLWWRRRAGELERRVDEIASGFAARNEA is encoded by the coding sequence GTGACTCGCGCCGCCATCCGCACCTGGTATCTCGTCCACAAGTGGAGCAGCCTTGTGCCCACGGCGTTTCTGCTGATGCTGTGCATCACGGGTCTGCCGCTCGTGTTCCACGACGAGATCGATGCCGCCACAGGGCAGGATTATGACGCGATCCTCGCCGGCCCGCCTTCCGCGGTCGCAGGCGTCCCTCTCGACACGATGCTCTCCCGCGCGCTTGCCGAGAGACAGGGCGAAGTGCCGCTGTTCATGGCGTTCAGCCAGGACAGCCCGCTGCTGACGGTCACCACCGGCCCCGCGCCGGATGCCCCCGGCGACCGGATGACGCTGTTGTTCTTCGACCGCTCTACCGGCGAGGCCTTGGGACCGGCACCAACGAATGCGGTCATGGATTTCATCCTCACCCTGCATACCGACATGTTCCTGGGCCTGCCGGGCATGATCGTCCTCGGCGTCATGGGCCTATTGTTCGTGGTCGCGCTCGTATCGGGCACGGTGCTGTATGCGCCTTTCATGCGGCGTCTGCGGTTCGGCACGCTGCGCGCGGGCCGCAGCGCCCGGGTCCGCCGGCTCGATCAGCACAACCTTATTGGCGTCGTCACGCTCGCGTGGGCGCTGGTGATCGGACTGACCGGAGCGATCAACGCCTTTGCCGACCCGCTGACCGATGCGTGGCGCGACGGCGAGGTCGCGTCGATGACCGCCGCCTACGCCGGCAAGCCGCCGCTGCCTCCGGCCCGCTACGGTTCGCTCGATGCCGCGATGGCCTCGGCGCAGGCGGCGCTGCCGGGGCGATCGCCACAGTTTATCGGCTTCCCGGGCGGCGCATGGAGTTCCGGCCATCACTACGCGATCTTCTTTCAGGGCGACCGGCCGCTGACGCAAAACCTGCTCACCCCTGCCCTCGTCGATGCCGAGACCGGGACGCTCACCGACGCGCGCACGATGCCCGCGCTCAACCAGGCGCTGATGATGTCGAAGCCGCTGCATTTCGGCGACTACGGCGGCTTGCCGTTGAAGATCGTCTGGGCGCTGCTGACACTGGCGACGATCCGGGTGCTGTGGACCGGCTTGCTGCTGTGGTGGCGCCGGCGCGCAGGCGAGCTCGAACGGCGGGTCGACGAGATCGCCTCGGGTTTCGCCGCAAGGAACGAGGCATGA
- a CDS encoding TonB-dependent receptor, whose product MSLRFLASSSLAALTVAIAAPAAAQDSDAAAIVVTAQRANATEIANGGEAGVLGDKPAEDLPFAIRSFGETLILNQQPLSLGEVLDNDPTVRTTYGFGNAAEQFVIRGFALFGDDLGLNGLYGIAPRQLVAPELYQSVQVLNGSSAFLNGAAPGGSGVGGSVNLQLKRAGSAPLTRATASYNSVAHIGGSFDVARRFGEWGLRVNGAYRDGETAIDREDRRTQVIGGALDYDGGPFRAALDVAYQNIRVDGLRPKVTIGSAAIPAVPDADANYAQDFSFTRLRDVFGTLTLEYDVADNALLYARLGARDGREDGIYSSITVLDGATGAANGNALIVPRTDNNEAIQGGLRLKLGSAVTHEINFGGSANWQTNRNAFDFRYGPGFAGFATNLYDTPQVALPTSTLVGGYLDDPYPIARNRLTSAFASDTIGLWGDRILLTGGLRLQAIDVRTFGYYDGGSPETRYREDAITPVVGVVVKPAAGISLYANRIEALQQGPTAPLDPLLANPGEVLAPRRSVQYEAGAKAAFGRLEAAVAFYRIERPGDGAIAGGSGRPVYGYIGEQRHRGIEATLNGEAVPGLRINAGFAVNDAEYDSGLSVAGVPDFTANAGAEWDLPFVSGLTLTGRATHSGKQWVDAANTLEIPSWTVFDLGARYVVAAGDRPVTLRVSVDNVANKRYWASAFDSFNAALLQGRPRTANASISVDF is encoded by the coding sequence ATGTCCTTGCGCTTCCTCGCCTCGTCCTCCCTCGCCGCGCTGACCGTAGCCATTGCCGCGCCCGCCGCGGCGCAGGACAGCGATGCCGCCGCGATCGTCGTCACCGCCCAGCGTGCCAACGCGACCGAGATCGCGAACGGCGGCGAGGCGGGGGTGCTCGGCGACAAGCCTGCCGAAGACCTGCCCTTCGCCATCCGCAGCTTCGGCGAGACGCTGATCCTCAACCAACAGCCGCTGTCGCTCGGCGAAGTGCTCGACAACGATCCCACCGTCCGGACGACGTACGGGTTCGGCAATGCGGCCGAACAGTTCGTCATCCGCGGCTTCGCGCTGTTCGGCGACGACCTCGGGCTGAACGGCCTCTATGGCATCGCCCCGCGTCAGCTGGTCGCACCCGAACTGTATCAAAGCGTGCAGGTGCTGAACGGCTCCAGCGCCTTTCTCAACGGGGCGGCGCCGGGCGGCTCGGGCGTGGGCGGCAGCGTCAACCTCCAGCTCAAGCGGGCCGGCAGTGCGCCCCTGACGCGCGCGACCGCCAGCTATAACTCGGTCGCCCACATCGGCGGCAGTTTCGACGTCGCGCGGCGTTTCGGCGAATGGGGGCTGCGCGTCAACGGCGCCTACCGCGACGGCGAGACCGCGATCGATCGCGAGGATCGCCGCACGCAGGTGATCGGCGGCGCGCTCGACTACGATGGCGGCCCGTTCCGCGCGGCGCTCGACGTCGCCTATCAGAATATCCGCGTCGACGGGCTGCGCCCCAAGGTGACGATCGGCTCCGCCGCGATTCCCGCCGTTCCGGATGCGGATGCGAACTACGCGCAGGACTTCTCGTTCACGCGCCTGCGCGACGTGTTCGGCACCCTCACCCTCGAATACGACGTGGCCGACAACGCGCTGCTGTACGCGCGGCTGGGTGCGCGCGACGGCCGGGAGGACGGGATCTACAGCTCCATCACCGTGCTCGACGGGGCGACCGGGGCCGCCAACGGCAACGCGCTGATCGTCCCGCGGACCGACAACAACGAGGCGATACAGGGCGGCCTGCGGCTCAAGCTGGGCAGCGCGGTCACGCACGAGATCAATTTCGGCGGATCGGCGAACTGGCAGACGAACCGCAATGCGTTCGACTTCCGCTACGGGCCCGGCTTCGCCGGCTTCGCCACCAACCTTTACGACACGCCGCAGGTGGCCCTGCCCACATCTACCCTGGTCGGCGGATACCTGGACGATCCCTATCCCATCGCCCGCAACCGTCTGACGAGCGCGTTTGCGTCGGACACCATCGGGCTGTGGGGCGACCGCATCCTTCTCACCGGCGGGCTGCGGCTGCAGGCGATCGATGTCCGGACCTTCGGGTACTACGACGGCGGGTCGCCGGAAACGCGGTATCGCGAAGATGCGATCACCCCCGTCGTGGGCGTGGTCGTGAAGCCCGCCGCCGGTATCTCGCTCTACGCGAACCGGATCGAGGCGCTGCAGCAGGGCCCGACCGCGCCGCTCGATCCGCTGCTCGCGAACCCGGGCGAAGTGCTCGCACCGCGCCGTTCGGTGCAATACGAAGCGGGCGCGAAGGCGGCCTTCGGACGGCTGGAAGCTGCAGTCGCGTTCTATCGCATCGAGCGGCCCGGCGACGGCGCGATTGCCGGTGGGTCGGGCCGGCCGGTCTACGGTTACATCGGCGAGCAACGGCATCGCGGGATCGAAGCGACGCTGAACGGCGAGGCCGTGCCGGGACTGCGCATCAACGCCGGCTTCGCAGTCAACGACGCCGAATACGACAGCGGGCTTTCGGTGGCAGGCGTTCCCGACTTCACGGCCAACGCAGGGGCGGAGTGGGACCTGCCGTTCGTGTCCGGCCTTACCCTCACCGGCCGCGCGACGCATTCGGGCAAACAGTGGGTCGATGCGGCCAACACGCTCGAAATCCCGTCCTGGACGGTGTTCGATCTCGGCGCGCGATACGTTGTCGCGGCCGGAGACAGGCCCGTCACCTTGCGCGTCTCGGTCGATAACGTGGCGAACAAGCGGTACTGGGCATCCGCATTCGACAGCTTCAACGCCGCCCTGTTGCAGGGCCGCCCGCGCACGGCGAACGCGTCGATCTCGGTCGACTTCTAG
- a CDS encoding MFS transporter, giving the protein MDAAAVGHGAPVTPAIPARRLLPLYLLLGFSAGLPFFMFNAVLLLRLARHDIDIVTIGYFAWVALLPTFKFLWSPMVDRYAVPGFARFWGKRRGWILLSQLGIFASMVGMAFTSSDTDLPLVALFAVLLAFWTTTLEVAADGWRIELAPSQEQQAPIVAANLWGYRSAMVAAGSGAVLIAARSDWTVAYLAIALAAFLPFPVLALTRADPDARGRRWGSLLLGTAAAIPVLAASCAVVALAGWAVLRAADGAGVGSDTNLTPIVMAVALLPFALLALALPRIRRLAPDAPLLRSPGLGPFVDIFWRYGFATLLVLGFVSMYRVGDVLALTLSHPMWDAHGYSLDQIGIADGAVALPASMAGVGLGSWMAAKWRLSWALAAGALVAAMGNWIYVWLWSVPPEGWVLYAGVAVDQFGNGMAGAVFVVYLSMLVNPRFPAAQYAFLSGFAFLLARLLAGASGEMQQVIGYDGFFLLTGAISLAAVIFIPFLARIRSRGDSAGPAEAA; this is encoded by the coding sequence GTGGACGCAGCCGCGGTGGGACATGGCGCGCCGGTGACCCCGGCGATACCGGCGCGGCGGCTGCTTCCCCTCTACCTTCTCCTCGGTTTTTCGGCCGGGCTGCCGTTCTTCATGTTCAACGCGGTCCTGCTGCTCCGACTGGCTCGGCACGACATCGACATCGTGACGATCGGTTACTTCGCCTGGGTCGCGTTGCTGCCGACATTTAAGTTCCTGTGGTCGCCGATGGTCGATCGCTATGCGGTGCCGGGCTTCGCACGGTTCTGGGGCAAGCGGCGCGGCTGGATCTTGCTGTCGCAACTCGGCATTTTCGCCTCGATGGTGGGCATGGCGTTCACCAGCAGCGATACCGACCTGCCGCTGGTGGCGCTGTTCGCGGTGCTTTTGGCATTCTGGACCACGACGCTGGAGGTCGCGGCGGACGGCTGGCGGATCGAGCTTGCACCCTCGCAGGAACAGCAGGCGCCGATCGTCGCGGCCAACCTGTGGGGCTATCGCAGCGCGATGGTGGCGGCCGGAAGTGGCGCGGTCCTGATCGCGGCGCGCAGCGACTGGACGGTCGCCTATCTCGCGATCGCGTTGGCGGCGTTCCTGCCTTTCCCGGTTCTCGCGCTGACACGGGCGGACCCCGATGCAAGGGGCAGGCGATGGGGTTCGCTGTTGCTGGGCACGGCCGCCGCGATCCCCGTCCTTGCCGCATCCTGCGCGGTGGTCGCGCTGGCGGGGTGGGCGGTCCTCCGCGCTGCAGACGGCGCGGGCGTGGGTTCGGACACCAACCTGACGCCGATCGTCATGGCCGTGGCCCTCCTGCCGTTCGCCCTCCTCGCGTTGGCCCTTCCCCGCATCCGACGTCTGGCACCGGACGCGCCGCTCCTGCGCTCGCCCGGACTGGGGCCCTTCGTCGACATCTTCTGGCGGTACGGTTTCGCCACCCTGCTCGTGTTGGGTTTCGTGTCGATGTACCGCGTGGGCGACGTCCTCGCACTCACCCTGTCGCACCCGATGTGGGACGCGCACGGCTACTCGCTCGACCAGATCGGCATCGCCGACGGCGCGGTCGCGCTTCCGGCCAGCATGGCCGGTGTCGGGCTCGGCAGCTGGATGGCGGCGAAGTGGCGGCTATCGTGGGCGCTGGCGGCAGGTGCGCTCGTGGCGGCGATGGGCAACTGGATCTATGTCTGGCTGTGGTCGGTCCCGCCCGAGGGGTGGGTGCTCTACGCCGGCGTTGCCGTGGACCAGTTCGGCAACGGCATGGCCGGGGCCGTCTTCGTGGTGTACCTGTCGATGCTGGTGAACCCGCGCTTCCCCGCCGCGCAATACGCGTTCCTGTCGGGCTTCGCGTTCCTCCTGGCCCGCCTGCTCGCGGGTGCCTCGGGCGAGATGCAGCAGGTGATCGGTTACGACGGGTTCTTCCTGCTCACCGGCGCCATCAGCCTGGCAGCGGTAATCTTCATTCCCTTCCTTGCGCGCATCCGGTCGCGGGGCGACAGCGCCGGACCGGCGGAGGCCGCATGA
- a CDS encoding serine hydrolase domain-containing protein, whose amino-acid sequence MIDIDEAFAPARLMVDDGRIPCASLGVVSAAGASTVAFAGYAAIEPKREKLTRDHWFDLASVSKVIATTTMILKLAEQGRLDLDAPLTSAIPDLRQYDVEHAAERRITFRQCLAHSTFLPAVFPIYTYGDDPLRMRAFVLQREWAHGSPVYSDINFILLGIAIERITGQPLTDWPLGEGLSYGPPPGPAVATERCTWRGRVLKGEVHDENAAALGGAPGHAGLFGTVDGVLKFARALMAGEILSPASMDLIRTSQFHHRTHGWELPYGGWSGGEACSRATIGHTGFTGTGLWIDFDRGMAWTLLTNRVHPTRHRDHAIHELRPQVGNSVIRAWDAAH is encoded by the coding sequence ATGATCGACATCGACGAAGCCTTTGCGCCCGCCCGCCTCATGGTCGATGACGGCCGCATCCCCTGCGCCTCGCTCGGGGTGGTCTCTGCCGCTGGTGCATCGACGGTGGCATTCGCCGGGTACGCCGCGATCGAACCCAAGCGAGAAAAACTCACGCGCGACCACTGGTTCGACCTCGCCTCGGTATCGAAGGTCATCGCAACCACGACGATGATCCTCAAGCTGGCCGAACAAGGTCGGCTCGACCTCGACGCCCCGTTGACGAGCGCGATACCCGACCTGCGGCAATACGACGTGGAACACGCCGCGGAACGGCGGATCACCTTTCGCCAGTGCCTGGCGCACAGCACCTTCCTGCCCGCGGTCTTTCCCATCTACACTTACGGCGACGACCCTCTGCGCATGCGCGCATTCGTCTTGCAACGCGAATGGGCGCACGGAAGCCCGGTCTATTCCGACATCAATTTCATCCTGCTCGGCATCGCGATCGAACGGATCACGGGCCAGCCGCTGACGGACTGGCCGCTCGGCGAAGGCCTGTCCTACGGCCCGCCGCCCGGCCCGGCGGTGGCGACCGAGCGATGCACGTGGCGGGGCCGCGTGCTGAAGGGCGAGGTGCACGACGAGAACGCCGCCGCGCTGGGGGGTGCGCCAGGTCATGCAGGCCTCTTCGGCACGGTCGACGGCGTGCTGAAGTTCGCCCGCGCGCTGATGGCCGGGGAAATCCTGTCGCCGGCATCGATGGACCTCATCCGCACGTCGCAGTTCCATCACCGGACCCATGGCTGGGAACTTCCCTACGGCGGCTGGTCGGGCGGCGAGGCGTGTTCGCGCGCGACCATCGGGCACACCGGCTTCACCGGCACCGGCCTGTGGATCGATTTCGACCGAGGCATGGCCTGGACCCTGCTTACCAACCGCGTTCATCCGACCCGCCACCGGGACCACGCCATCCATGAACTGCGACCGCAGGTGGGCAATTCGGTCATAAGAGCCTGGGACGCGGCACACTGA
- a CDS encoding S9 family peptidase has translation MRAIILFLAAFALPLPAASAQDRAQASPIDSPSNVRLAERLAIPFASGLAGAADAPVFAWVTNAAGVRNVMVARAGEPARALTRFRADDGIEIYGLALSPDGSQIAFVRGGDSSFPDEGLPNTGQLAEAPLQTVWLADTGGAAAPRAIGRGHDPLFSPDGRSLLFTRGGAISLWTHAGEVRQIADLRGNAGDFGWSPDGTRIAFRELRGGHSVVGVLDVATRALRYLGATLGHSSDPAFSPDGRAVAFIQFRDPPARFEDSERSFWSVRVADIGTGTVRTVWTAPPGQGGQYYGTRGRNLFWTGAGHLLFPFEGSGWLHIMAAPAAGGPARDLTPDANEVENFVPTPDGRGVVYSANPGDLDTRTLWQADIASGRTRQLTQPERFAFFPTFAGSRLAATVTDGRTPAHMVIIDGMKALGEKPAVAAYTPPEDVRFTAPDGTVVHGQYFRGTGNGPRPALVFAHGGPRRQMVAGFHPLFYYHNTYIRNQEFAAAGYDVLSVNYRSGTNYGRAFREAPRTGRGGAAEYSDILAGARWLAARPGVDPKRVGIWGGSWGGYLAALALARNSDLFAAGVDLHGVHTMVRTVADTYAPGEAAAIQRLQWDSSPMGAIEGWRSPVLLIHGDDDRNVDYRQSLTLARELTARDVPFEELALPNERHDFFRYESWLDAMTATGDFIDRKLGAAK, from the coding sequence ATGCGGGCGATCATCCTGTTCCTGGCAGCCTTCGCGCTGCCCCTCCCCGCCGCCTCGGCTCAGGACCGGGCCCAGGCCTCCCCGATAGACTCGCCGAGCAACGTCCGACTGGCGGAGCGGCTTGCGATCCCCTTCGCGTCGGGACTGGCGGGGGCGGCCGATGCGCCGGTCTTCGCATGGGTGACGAACGCGGCCGGGGTGCGCAACGTGATGGTAGCGCGCGCGGGCGAACCGGCCCGTGCCCTAACCCGGTTCCGCGCGGACGACGGGATCGAGATCTACGGTCTCGCACTCTCGCCGGACGGATCGCAGATCGCCTTCGTGCGAGGGGGCGACAGCTCGTTCCCGGACGAAGGCCTGCCCAATACCGGCCAGCTTGCCGAAGCGCCGCTCCAGACGGTCTGGCTGGCCGACACCGGCGGCGCTGCCGCTCCCCGCGCGATCGGCCGTGGGCACGACCCCCTGTTCTCGCCCGACGGCCGGTCGCTCCTGTTCACCCGCGGTGGAGCCATCAGCCTGTGGACCCATGCGGGAGAGGTCCGGCAAATCGCCGACCTGCGCGGCAATGCGGGCGATTTCGGCTGGTCACCCGATGGCACGCGCATCGCCTTTCGCGAATTGCGGGGCGGGCACAGCGTCGTGGGCGTACTCGACGTAGCGACCAGGGCGCTGCGCTATCTCGGCGCCACCCTCGGCCATTCGAGCGACCCGGCGTTCTCGCCCGACGGCCGCGCAGTCGCCTTCATCCAGTTCCGCGATCCGCCCGCCCGGTTCGAGGACAGCGAGCGCTCGTTCTGGTCGGTGCGTGTTGCCGACATCGGCACCGGAACGGTGCGAACCGTATGGACCGCGCCACCGGGCCAGGGCGGCCAGTATTACGGCACACGGGGGCGCAACCTGTTCTGGACCGGGGCGGGCCACCTGCTTTTTCCTTTCGAGGGAAGCGGCTGGCTTCACATCATGGCGGCCCCGGCGGCAGGCGGGCCTGCTCGCGACCTGACGCCGGACGCGAACGAGGTCGAGAACTTCGTGCCCACCCCCGACGGCCGCGGCGTCGTCTATTCCGCCAACCCGGGCGATCTCGACACGCGCACGCTGTGGCAGGCGGACATCGCAAGCGGCCGCACCCGGCAGCTGACCCAGCCCGAACGCTTCGCCTTCTTCCCGACCTTTGCGGGTAGCCGGCTCGCGGCCACGGTCACCGACGGCCGCACGCCCGCTCACATGGTGATAATCGATGGCATGAAAGCGCTGGGCGAGAAACCGGCGGTCGCCGCGTACACCCCGCCCGAGGACGTGCGCTTCACCGCGCCGGACGGAACGGTCGTACACGGGCAATACTTCCGGGGCACCGGCAACGGTCCCCGCCCCGCGCTCGTCTTCGCGCACGGCGGGCCGCGTCGGCAGATGGTCGCGGGCTTCCACCCGCTGTTCTACTACCACAACACCTACATCCGGAACCAGGAGTTCGCCGCGGCAGGATACGACGTGCTGTCGGTCAACTACCGCAGCGGCACCAATTACGGCCGCGCCTTTCGCGAGGCGCCGCGCACGGGCCGGGGGGGCGCGGCGGAGTATTCCGACATCCTCGCCGGTGCCCGCTGGCTCGCCGCGCGGCCCGGCGTCGACCCGAAGCGGGTCGGCATTTGGGGCGGAAGCTGGGGCGGCTATCTCGCGGCGCTGGCGCTTGCACGGAACAGCGATCTCTTTGCCGCCGGTGTCGACCTTCACGGCGTGCACACCATGGTCCGCACCGTCGCCGATACATACGCACCCGGCGAAGCAGCGGCGATCCAGCGCCTGCAATGGGACAGTTCGCCCATGGGCGCGATCGAGGGCTGGCGCTCGCCCGTCTTGCTGATCCACGGCGACGACGACCGCAATGTCGATTACCGCCAGTCCCTCACCCTCGCCCGCGAACTGACCGCCCGCGATGTGCCGTTCGAGGAGCTGGCCCTGCCGAACGAGCGCCACGATTTCTTCCGCTACGAAAGCTGGCTGGACGCGATGACGGCCACGGGCGATTTCATCGACCGCAAGCTGGGTGCGGCGAAGTGA
- a CDS encoding amidohydrolase family protein encodes MKRVLALLVAAAAILGLTLPALAQGEPAVLIRNARIFDATGAPARSGDVLVRGETIVAVGSRIPRPRGARVVDARGRTLIPGLHDLHTHLRSPAYSAPEDMAKAWEAYLLNGVTTVNDYSLSAEMIEPIRSITTGPDAIWAPHLNLAVRAGVPGGHGTEYGWGDFFTMKAASPRAAHLIMSRALPYRPDAIKVFADGWRYDRGPDLNSMNTGTLAAIVSDAHAAGVPVVTHTVTLEGAKVAAAAGVDAVVHGVGDEPVDRELLALMRGKGTAYVSTLVVYEPSDVRSVSAGEETVLSSPERAREAAQASRGNRVVEPAVARRWQVLGGNLRAVHDAGIPIGVGTDAGIGGVYHGSSTIREIGWLVRLGLTPAEALIAATRTSAAIMGQTGHGTIAPGMRADLVLVDGRPDEDIADLWKVSRVWKAGREVPLAKLRAAREAAAPTPLPTVRMKGPIFTAARTGERTDLDTLPVDSTDAGSDHSDIAFVHRHGPHGDRPLFSLATFGAAPRPFAQLVLPLTKGAVLPADASGFEGIVFTARGAGAYRLRLESYGLEGADWFRSDFSAGPDLAEIRIPFAAFETGGDATLDRTKLRALRFELTGQPGGRAWLELRDIRFY; translated from the coding sequence GTGAAACGGGTACTCGCCTTACTGGTGGCGGCCGCCGCGATCCTCGGCCTCACGCTGCCCGCGCTCGCGCAGGGCGAGCCGGCAGTGCTCATTCGCAATGCCCGTATCTTCGACGCGACCGGTGCGCCGGCCCGGTCAGGCGACGTGCTGGTGCGCGGCGAAACCATCGTGGCCGTCGGATCGCGCATCCCCCGGCCGCGCGGTGCCCGGGTCGTGGACGCCAGGGGCCGCACGCTGATCCCCGGCCTCCACGACCTGCATACCCATCTCCGCTCCCCCGCCTATTCGGCCCCCGAGGACATGGCCAAGGCGTGGGAGGCCTACCTGCTCAATGGCGTGACGACAGTGAACGATTATTCGCTCTCCGCCGAGATGATCGAGCCCATCCGTTCCATCACCACCGGCCCCGATGCGATCTGGGCGCCCCATCTCAACCTCGCCGTGCGCGCAGGCGTGCCGGGCGGTCACGGGACCGAGTACGGCTGGGGCGACTTCTTCACGATGAAGGCGGCCAGCCCGCGCGCGGCGCACCTCATCATGAGCCGGGCGCTTCCCTACCGGCCCGACGCGATCAAGGTGTTTGCCGACGGCTGGCGTTACGATCGCGGGCCGGATCTCAACTCGATGAACACCGGAACGCTCGCGGCCATCGTGTCCGACGCGCACGCGGCGGGCGTGCCGGTGGTGACCCACACCGTGACGCTGGAAGGTGCGAAGGTGGCCGCCGCCGCCGGGGTCGACGCGGTCGTCCACGGTGTCGGCGACGAGCCGGTAGACCGGGAACTGCTCGCCCTGATGCGAGGCAAAGGAACCGCGTACGTATCGACCCTCGTCGTGTACGAACCGTCCGACGTCCGCTCCGTATCCGCCGGGGAAGAGACGGTGCTGTCCTCGCCCGAACGCGCCCGCGAGGCTGCCCAGGCATCGCGCGGCAACCGCGTGGTCGAACCGGCCGTCGCGCGCCGCTGGCAGGTGCTTGGCGGCAACCTGCGCGCCGTGCACGATGCCGGTATTCCGATCGGGGTGGGCACCGATGCGGGCATCGGCGGCGTCTATCACGGCAGCTCGACGATCCGCGAGATCGGTTGGCTCGTCCGGCTGGGCCTGACCCCTGCCGAGGCGCTGATCGCCGCGACCCGGACGAGCGCTGCGATCATGGGTCAAACCGGACACGGGACCATCGCGCCCGGCATGCGCGCCGACCTTGTCCTCGTGGATGGGAGGCCGGACGAGGACATCGCCGACCTCTGGAAGGTGTCGCGCGTCTGGAAGGCCGGGCGCGAAGTGCCGCTCGCGAAACTGCGTGCCGCACGCGAAGCCGCCGCCCCCACCCCGTTGCCGACCGTGCGGATGAAGGGCCCGATCTTCACCGCGGCGCGTACGGGCGAGCGGACCGACCTCGACACCTTGCCGGTCGATTCGACCGACGCGGGCAGCGATCACAGCGACATCGCCTTCGTCCATCGGCACGGCCCGCACGGCGACAGGCCGCTCTTCAGTCTCGCGACTTTCGGAGCTGCTCCGCGTCCCTTCGCGCAACTGGTCCTCCCTTTGACCAAGGGAGCGGTCTTGCCCGCCGATGCGAGCGGGTTCGAAGGCATTGTCTTTACCGCGCGAGGTGCCGGCGCTTACCGATTGCGCCTCGAAAGCTACGGGCTGGAAGGTGCCGACTGGTTTCGGTCGGACTTCTCGGCCGGTCCCGACTTGGCCGAAATACGCATTCCCTTTGCTGCATTCGAAACCGGCGGCGATGCAACGCTCGACCGCACGAAATTGCGAGCCCTGCGCTTCGAGCTGACCGGACAGCCCGGGGGGCGGGCGTGGCTGGAGCTCCGCGATATTCGTTTCTACTGA